One genomic segment of Oncorhynchus kisutch isolate 150728-3 linkage group LG15, Okis_V2, whole genome shotgun sequence includes these proteins:
- the LOC109905947 gene encoding janus kinase and microtubule-interacting protein 1 isoform X2: MSAPHPKKTRGKERTEVMGDFAQTANEEFRNKLMDLQIEMQQEKGKVSKLRERLQEQRQARELEQHKHTVVLTDLRAKLHEEKLRELAAAREALARQHELELARTIKIRDGEVQRLQGLVHALRDGAADKLKSALLGEAREEARRSFDGERLRLQQEVLKQETARKQVEEALSNTLQADKAKAADLRTAYQQHQDEINRIKRDCERDIRRVMDELKGKDRVVSALERELGVQAGYAQKLQLQKEALDEQLGHVREAERHHSSPKREVVPALGDTSDYLNNQDVEDIRDARRSQLKIAELHSVTRKLEDRNTLLADERNELLKRVRESESQMKPLLDKYKRMSKKNNDLLQTLQRMEEKLKNLSRENAEMKENVRTRSQQPHPQQLKRPTSLTDLSQAHEEQEVEFLKLQVAEQQGIIDELTQECDRLMLCKKTRRKPLKLPPKRHVVETYFGFDEESVDSETSSLTSYNTDLTDCTPATPEEDLEDGVSREESELRFRQLTREYQALQRAYALLQEQTGGSHDAERVARNREQLQADLIGCQAKIADLEKALAERGQDSKWVEEKQYLIRTNQELHDKMCVLQQAEWKLQAAVQDSRDQNELLEFRVLELEVRECTIKLSPGGDTGLQSPRKTYIQ, translated from the exons ATGTCAGCCCCGCATCCCAAGAAGACGCGCGGGAAGGAGAGGACTGAGGTCATGGGTGACTTTGCGCAGACAGCCAATGAGGAGTTTCGGAACAAGCTGATGGACCTCCAGATAGAAATGCAGCAGGAGAAGGGCAAG GTCTCTAAGCTGAGAGAGCGTCTCCAGGAGCAGAGGCAAGCCAGGGAACTAGAACAACACAAACACACGGTGGTCCTCACCGACCTCCGCGCCAAACTGCATGAGGAGAAGCTCCGCGAGCTGGCCGCCGCCCGCGAGGCGTTGGCACGTCAACACGAGTTGGAGCTGGCGCGTACCATTAAGATCCGCGACGGGGAGGTGCAGCGCCTGCAGGGGCTGGTCCACGCACTGAGGGACGGGGCTGCGGACAAGCTGAAGAGCGCCCTGCTAGGGGAGGCCCGAGAGGAGGCCAGGAGGTCCTTCGATGGGGAGAGACTCAGACTACAGCAGGAG GTCCTGAAGCAGGAGACAGCACGGAAGCAGGTTGAGGAGGCTCTGTCTAACACGCTGCAGGCAGACAAGGCCAAAGCAGCCGACCTCCGAACAGCCTACCAGCAGCACCAGGATGAGATCAATCGCATCAAGAGAGACTGCGAGAGAGACATCCGCCGGGTG ATGGATGAGCTGAAGGGGAAGGACCGTGTGGTGTCAGCGTTGGAGAGGGAGCTGGGGGTGCAGGCTGGTTATGCCCAGAAGCTCCAACTGCAGAAGGAGGCTCTGGATGAGCAGCTGGGTCATgtcagggaggcagagaggcatCACAGCAGCCCCAAGAGAGAGGTGGTCCCTGCCCTGGGGGACACCTCTGACTACCTCAACAACCAG gaTGTGGAAGATATTCGGGATGCGAGGAGGTCCCAGCTGAAGATAGCTGAGCTCCACTCTGTTACCAGGAAGCTGGAGGACAGAAACACCCTGCTGGCAGATGAGAGGAATGAACTG TTAAAGCGGGTGCGTGAGTCAGAGAGTCAGATGAAGCCACTCTTAGATAAATATAAGAGGATGTCGAAGAAGAACAATGATCTCCTTCAGACTCTGCAGCGCATGGAGGAGAAACTCAAGAACCTCAGCAGAGAGAACGCAGAGATG aagGAGAATGTTCGCACTCGTTCCCAGCAGCCTCACCCCCAGCAGCTGAAGAGGCCTACCTCACTGACAGACTTAAGTCAGGCCCACGAGGAACAGGAAGTAGAGTTCCTTAAGCTGCAGGTTGCCGAGCAACAAGGCATCATTGATGAGCTCACGCAG GAATGTGACAGACTGATGCTCTGCAAAAAGACCCGGAGAAAACCCCTCAAGCTACCACCTAAA aGGCATGTTGTGGAGACATATTTTGGATTTGATGAGGAGTCTGTGGACTCTGAGACGTCGTCTCTGACCTCTTACAACACTGACCTCACAGACTGCACCCCTGCCACGCCCGAGGAGGACCTGGAggac GGTGTCTCTCGTGAAGAGTCAGAGCTGCGCTTCAGACAACTGACCAGAGAGTACCAGGCTCTCCAGCGGGCCTACGCCCTCCTACAGGAACAGACTGGGGGGTCACACGATGCTGAGAGAGTGGCCAGG AACCGTGAGCAGCTGCAGGCGGATCTGATTGGGTGCCAGGCGAAGATCGCCGACCTGGAGAAGGCATTGGCTGAGAGGGGGCAG GACTCTAAGTGGGTGGAGGAGAAGCAGTACCTCATCAGGACCAATCAGGAACTCCACGACAAG atgtgtgtgttacAGCAAGCTGAGTGGAAGCTGCAGGCGGCGGTGCAGGACTCGAGGGACCAGAATGAGCTGCTGGAGTTCAGAGTGCTAGAGCTGGAAGTAAGAGAGTGCACCATCAAACTGTCCCCAGGGGGCGACACCGGTCTCCAGTCCCCACGCAAGACCTACATACAGTga